TTGAGTgtaatgatgggggggggggggatttggggGGAATGTTGTGAATGTTGGATGACGTAAGCCAAATGAACATGGCATAATAGTAaattgagagagagagggaagacACAGCCCCTCAGGTTTTCTGTCTGGTGACGTCTGAtggtggtgacaaaaacctgctCCTTCACATGATATGCATGAGTTGTTCACATTAGCCATTTTGTTTCCCCTCTGTTGCTAGCTACTTCATACATGTACCTCTTCGTAAAAAGTACACATTTATGTCATAATCtaatacaatatttttttttacaaaagagACGGTGTTGACATGTTATGGTTGTGACAGTAGCAGTGTCCAAAAATATGAACAAGTTTAAGAGAAAATAGCAAACTTACAGGAGCTTGAGTGATCTTGAAGCATACAGTAGAGCTGAAGGTTTGAAAATGGGGTCCTCATGAATGTAGTTGACCTTTTGGTGATTCTAttgctttttataaatatctgaCGGTGGTGACGAATATGTGGGACATATTTTGAGCATTCACAAAGTAATAGTAAATATTGCTCAGAACTCACTGCTTGTAGTTTTTAATACATATTACAATGTACTCTTTCATGTGGTAAAGatattattcaattcaattgtCACGCCTGgcttttgggataacctgtaggtcagctgttcaaacccatgTGTGAGgtctcttcagccaatcagtcctctaattagtaatctaattaggcagttgcagtgaaaacctgcatactcACCGGCCTTTtccggataagattggccacccctgctgtaaaaGAACCTTACACATATGCAAAGGACCCCCTAATTATAACCTTGATTGTTTAATGTTATTCATTTCAAACAGAATGAGCACTTTTCTTAGTGGGACATGTTTTTGCTGAAGTTTCAAGAATGGGTGATGTTTGCCATAATTTTCACTTactactggaaaaaaaaatgacactacCTGGgttaaatttcattttaattatattgttaatattaaatttcataaaaacacTGCTACTATGGTAGTGTATAAATCCATTTATGAgcataaatatattttctttttgcaaTAATTAGGTGAACAATGCCGTTAGCGCCCTCTGCAAATCAGTCTACGAGAAAATGTTCTTGTGGATGGTGATTCGCATCAATGAGATGTTGGACACCAAGCAGCAGAGACAGTTCTTCATTGGTGTGCTGGATATCGCCGGCTTTGAAATCTTTGATGTGAGTGGATATTATCAGTGCTTATACTATAAtgacatttcatttattattattttacttgaAATTTGAAACATATAATACAATGTACTGTTTCTCACATCAGTTCAACACATTGGAGCAGCTGTGCATCAACTTCACCAATGAGAAACTGCAACAGTTCTTCAACCATCACATGTTTGTGCTGGAACAAGAGGAGTACAAGAAAGAGGGGATTGAGTGGGAGTTCATTGACTTTGGTATGGACTTGGCTGCCTGCATTGAGCTTATTGAGAAGGTTTGTAAAATGGACATTGATGTATCTGAATAACTTCCTCCATTATCTCATCATTAGGCATCAATAATCTGTTGTGTCTCCAACAGCCAATGGGCATCTTCTCCATCCTTGAAGAGGAGTGCATGTTCCCCAAGGCTACAGACACAAGCTTCAAAAACAAGCTGTATGACCAGCATCTGGGCAAAAATAACGCCTTCCAGAAGCCCAAACCTGCCAAAGGCAAAGCTGAGGCCCACTTCTCCCTGGTGCACTATGCTGGCACTGTGGATTACAACATCGGCGGCTGGCTGGACAAGAACAAGGATCCTCTGAATGACTCTGTAGTGCAACTCTACCAGAAGTCTGCGCTGAAATTACTGGCCTTTTTGTATGCAGCACATGGTGCAGGAGACGGTATTTATAACTTCAAAtttgtatatatactgtagaaAGGATTTAGATAACAGGATCAGGAAGAGTGATAAtcataattatatatacatCAAGAAATTAGATCATGATGAAAAACCTTTTATACATAAACAGAGGGTGGTGGTGGCAAGAAGGGAGGCAAGAAGAAGGGTGGCTCCTTCCAGACTGTGTCTGCTCTGTTCAGGGTACAGTACATATTGTAATCAGTTACTGTCTGCAATATCTATACATGCCTCCATCTTATGTCAATGACATACATCCTGTCATCCTACAGGAGAACCTGGGCAAGCTGATGACCAACCTGAGAAGCACTCACCCTCACTTTGTGCGCTGCCTGATTCCAAACGAATCAAAGACACCAGGTTTGTACAGCACTGCACATTACATCAACTGCATAAACATTAGTATTAAAGGAGTTTCACTAGGTTTATTCAGATCTTATGGATAATTCCTTTACTTTAATTTGTCCTCCAGGTCTGATGGAGAACTTCCTGGTTATCCATCAGCTGAGGTGTAACGGTGTGCTGGAAGGTATCAGGATCTGCAGAAAGGGTTTCCCCAGCAGAATCCTCTATGGTGACTTCAAGCAGAGGTCATTTTACACACTTCTCTTTCATGGATTACTCTATCAATATAATATAttcactgtctctctctgctcccgcgatgcagaagttaattaacaaaaattattatttggtaGACTTGTAAAAGAATTAATCGAATTTCAGTactttcttatggggaaaattgcCTTGGTCCACATACAAATTGGTTCacgaccactttcctggaacggATTGTGTTCGTGAACCGCAGGCCCAACTGTATGAATCATAAATataatgtgaaaaataaataatttttaaatattaactcTCAGATACAAAGTCCTGAACGCCAGTGTGATTCCGGAAGGACAGTTCATTGATAACAAGAAGGCTTCAGAGAAGCTCTTGGGTTCAATTGATGTGGACCACACTCAGTACAAGTTTGGCCACACCAAGGTAAAAGGCTAGACATTTATGTATATCTAAAGGTTATATGTTTACATCTGTGTCATGCTATTTCTAACACACATTGCAAGACTCATAATCCTGTTATTTAGCTAATATCTACTACATCTGTTACCAGGTGTTCTTCAAAGCTGGTCTGCTGGGGCAGCTAGAGGAGATGCGAGATGAGAAACTGGCCTCTTTGGTCACCATGACTCAGGCCCTGTGCCGCGGGTACCTCATGAGAAGGGAGTTTGTAAAGATGATGGAGAGGAGGTAAATtgttaaatacattaaaatgtttGCACTATGTGTCTCGTGGTTTTCTTCTGGGTACTTTTTCAGTGCATGACTGTATGTGAGTCTCCATGTTGACATGCCCTTGTTTGGAGTGCCCTTAAGGTCCCTTGGGAAACCGTAATAAGCCATAAGAtgtatagatggatggatatgtaaCAACATTCATTGCGCTGCTAAACCTAATCCTTCATTGACTGTTCTGAAATTTGTGGAGTTCCATATATATCAATATAGAGTAGCATGAAAATTTaaaattcagtttaatttaattacagTGAATTGTTGCTAGTTATTTCAGCAATTATTACAATGTATCTTTTTGAACTAGATATGAATAATCTGTACAAATTTGGCAGACTGTCTAAGTTCTCTTGTGATCTTGCTTCAGAGAGTCCATTTACAGCATCCAATACAACATCCGCTCATTCATGAATGTTAAAACCTGGCCATGGATGAAAGTGTACTTCAAGATCAAGCCACTCCTGAAGAGCGCAGAAGCTGAGAAGGAAATGGCCAACATGAAGGAGGACTTTGAGAAGACCAAAGAAGAACTGACGAAAGCACTGGCCAagaagaaggagctggaggagaaaaTGGTTTCCCTACTGCAGGAGAAGAATGACCTGCAGTTACAAGTGCAGTCGGTATGTAAATAATCTGATTGCAGGATAGAGATATTAAAATACTCAACCAACCATAATGACTGGTAAAAACTGTTTAGTATAGAGGAATTTTGATCTtacaatttgaaaaaaaatggttaatttgttttacatttagGAAACTGAGAATCTCTCAGACGCAGAGGAGAGGTGTGAGGGACTCATCAAAAGTAAAATCCAGCTTGAAGCAAAACTCAAAGAGACAAATGAGAggctggaggatgaggaggaaatCAATGCTGAGTTGACTGCCAAGAAGAGGAAACTGGAGGATGAATGTTCTGAGCTAAAGAAAGACATAGATGACTTGGAGCTGACCTTGGCTAAAGTGGAGAAGGAGAAACATGCCACAGAAAACAAGGTTAATGTTAAATCATGAAAAATCTTATACATTTTGACTATTTCCTTAACTCTATGTAACCAAGTATGGAATGCTTTCCTCTCAGGTTAAAAACCTTACTGAGGAGATGGCCACTCAAGATGAGAGCATTGCCAAGCTGACCAAGGAAAAGAAAGCCCTCCAAGAGTCACACCAGCAGACCCTGGATGATCTCCAAGCAGAAGAAGACAAAGTCAACACTCTGACCAAAGCCAAGACCAAGCTTGAACAGCAAGTGGATGATGTAAGGAAAATAATCATTGTTTTATGCCTCTCAAAACCAGAAAAAATATGTTTCAGATCAATAACTTTATTTTATCTGTAGCTTGAAGGCTCTTTGGAACAAGAGAAAAAGCTACGCATGGATCTTGAGAGAGCCAAGAGAAAGCTTGAGGGAGACCTGAAACTTGCCCAGGAATCTATAATGGACCTGGAGAATGATAAGCAGCAGTCAGAGGAGAAGATAAAGAAGTAAgaatattgttaaaataaaactgtGAGAAAACCTCAGTCCCTAGTTTATCCACAAGTTTAAAACTGATACTGAATACTGAGAATGTGTGATTACTGTCCACAGGAAGGACTTTGAGACTAGCCAGCTTCTGAGCAAAATTGAGGATGAACAGACACTGGGTGCTCAGCTTCAGAAGAAGATTAAAGAGCTCCAGGTAAACTCAAATGAACAACTTCATACTTCAAATGAACAATGTGGAGCTATCTAGTACTATGACTTACACACTCTCATGTATTTTAGGCTCGTattgaggagctggaggaagagaTTGAGGCTGAACGTGCTGCCAGGGCCAAGGTTGAGAAACAGAGGGCTGATCTGTCCAGGGAACTTGAGGAGATCAGTGAGAGGCTTGAGGAAGCTGGTGGTGCAACCTCTGCTCAGATCGAGATGAACAAGAAGCGTGAGGCTGAGTTCCAGAAGCTGCGCCGTGATCTTGAAGAGTCCACCCTGCAGCATGAGGCTACAGCTGCTGCCCTCCGTAAGAAGCAGGCTGACAGTGTAGCAGAGCTGGGAGAACAAATCGACAACCTTCAGCGTGTCaagcagaagctggagaaggagaagagtgAATACAAAATGGAAATCGATGACCTGAGCAGCAACATGGAGGCTGTTGCAAAATCAAAGGTATGAGGAAACTAGGATGTTTGAGCCGATTAAAGCCGATTTGTGGACATCACACttctttacaaaaaaaattaaaattctgACAGGCCAATCTGGAGAAAATGTGCCGCACCCTTGAAGATCAACTAAGTGAACTTAAGTCAAAGAATGATGAAAACGTTCGTCAGCTAAATGACATGAGTGCACAGAAAGCAAGACTCCAGACAGAGAATGGTAGGTAAAATATAGATTACTTTTAGGTAATAAATATCAATAGGGGTAATACCTAAGTATTATGATTTtgcttcatttttatatttaggtGAATTTGGTCGTCAGCTTGAGGAGAAAGAAGCTCTTGTTTCCCAGCTGACTAGAGGTAAACAGGCCTACACACAGCAGATTGAGGAGCTCAAGAGACACGTTGAAGAGGAAGTCAAGGTAACTAGAACTGTAGTTCTAAATTTTACCAATAAGCAAGACAAGTATGACGCATCCCTTCATATAAATACTGATTTAAAAGCTATAAGAGCCATCATGATTActcaattaaattcaattatTAAAAGGCATCGATTCTAAATTTCTTTCTCAGATTCTCAGAAATATGGTAGAAGGAAGATGGCGTAGAGCAGGAGGGTCCAAATAAAGAGTGAAAGCATCAGATGTGTGGAAGCATTTCATATTAAAAGTCAATGAAAATGCAGTTGACTCTCAGTATTGCAATGCAAAAGttaaatatcaccacagcaGGACTGCAATACAATTATATCTTAAAATAAGGCACTCAGGTTAAAGGGCTCACCCACTAATGCGAGGTTAGCTATAGATGTGCCATTTAGCCACTGAGAGTAGCCTAGTTTGTTTTAGTCCTAAAATTGActtaaataattttaatgtgCCAAAATATTTTCTCCTATACAAAGGTTAGTGCCATAACTTAGCAGCATCATCTCATATAATATAGTACATACTGTAATAGCCACATAACATTAATCATGTCTTGTGAATGTATTGTGTATTAGGGCTGTATAGTGGAAAAAGTTCACATCTGAAGTTTTTGTGATATTTAAGTGATAAAAGTTAACTATATAATCAAGCAGAAATTATTATCGACCAACAGAGTGGTGCTGTCTTGGGCTGTTCCAGAAGACACAAAGCAATgctgacaaatcacttgcttttctTCAATATTGATGCTATGGGATACAGAATATTTCCATACACCTGAAGATGAAACTTTTCGTGAAAAGTTGTTTCTCTTTTTCAGTGTCGCAAAAGATTAGACTGAGTTTCCTTTTTAACATCTACTACATAATTTTCACAGGAAACCATGATTAAatttgcaaagcttgctaagttatGTTTCTATTGactgaggattttttttttgtgcaactTATACATGGTTTGCACCCAGCAGACTATTGCAGTCTCTGCAATGTAACAATTACGTAAGCATGAAATGCCAAATCAATATTTTAACATTGGGCTCTGTGCAAACCTAATTGAGGACAGCACAGTGGCACTATGGATACTTGGTGTAATCATCAGATTATTCCCTAGATATTTGGTATAATTGATAGTGACGGCCCAAGAAACAATGTATTCAtactgtttttttccattttaaggCCAAGAACGCTCTGGCCCACGCTGTGCAATCAGCTCGCCATGACTGTGACCTCCTCAGAGAGCAAtatgaggaggagcaggaggccaAGGCTGAACTGCAGCGTGGAATGTCCAAGGCCAACAGCGAGGTGGCTCAGTGGAGGACCAAATATGAGACTGATGCCATCCAACGTACTGAGGAGCTTGAGGAGGCCAAGTAACTACACTGATTCTATATCTTCACTTAACTGCATAAATTTATGTAAAGATAATTCCAGTGAAACTAAAATTTCACTCTCCACAGGAAAAAGCTTGCTCAGCGTCTCCAGGATGCAGAGGAATCTATTGAGGCTGTCAATGCCAAATGTGCTTCTCTGGAGAAGACCAAACAGAGACTGCAGGGTGAGGTGGAGGACCTCATGATCGATGTAGAGAGGGCAAACTCTTTGGCTGCTAATCTGGATAAGAAGCAGAGAAACTTTGACAAGGTAAAGAAATATATTGAGAGAATTCCCAGCCAGTTTGCCATCATAGACATGAAGGAGAAATTTACTTCTAACTACCTGCCTTCATCTTTGTTTTGTGTTCAATCTTTTCTAGGTCCTGGCAGAATGGAAACAGAAGTATGAAGAAAGTCAGGCAGAGCTGGAAGGGGCTCAGAAAGAGGCTCGTTCTCTCAGTACTGAACTGTTCAAGATGAAGAACTCCTATGAGGAAACTCTGGACCACCTGGAGACCATGAAGAGAGAGAACAAGAACCTGCAGCGTATGTTTCCATATTGATTCTGATAGATTCAAACTCCATTAATATTACATTCATTATACCCTATTACTGAAAAATTAGATTCATTTTCTTCCATAATAATACCTATTTATTTACTCTTCAGAGGAGATCTCAGACCTGACTGAACAAATCGGTGAGACTGGAAAGACCATCCATGAGCTTGAGAAGGCCAAGAAGTCAGTAGAGACAGAAAAGTCAGAAATCCAGACTGCTCTAGAGGAAGCTGAGGTAATTACACCCAGGGGGGGGcataaaggtgtgtgtgtgtgtgtgtgtgtgtgggggggggggggggttacacccATTCCTAGGGCCCCTGATGACCAGGTCCCTAAAAATTTTCAAACATTATTGGATTGGtccagtggtggaggaagtactgaaaCTTACtatttaagtaaaagtacaaatatcctgcaaaatatgtactcaagtaaaagtagaagtgctacatcaacaatcttacttaagtgaaagtactaagtacttacttttaaatttactttaaagtatttttttaagtaaaagtactcacatAATGGTTTGTCTCAACTTCTGGGgtgggtgtgccattttgtaaaagaatagtagatatactgacttacgcctctaccgatgtcattgctcgtaataattacaagcaactatacagtatatgtgtattggaaagtttggtgtgcttattgtgcgtgcactctgcaatactgtgtgtaccctaacttagaattctgtggatgacaagttatctactaggtattacccactaatataccattaagataaaccagTCAGGACATGATATATCTTTAAATCAATTATGTACTTGCAAAACTATTCAACACATCTGTTAAGAGCAGTAAAAGGGAAACACAAGGACTCATTCTTTGCTCCTTTGAACTCAAATAACTTTCTTAAATACGGCCAAGGATTTCTTTCTGAATCAGAGCTGCAGGGCTCGTGCTCACACTCAGTCGATGTTGGCTCTGggtccatgttgaatgtctcatcttcttgaaatcaagccagtctaccagctcgtgctgctaattgacgcgcgctctgccatcattggagctaataaagccacctgattggtaggaaatggcaaacaacacctgaacgcaataggctaactattttttcatgcaagattttgaggaaattgtgttcataaaatgtaacgactaacggcataaattgtagaaattgtagaaataataatatgcattattatttttacttaagtaaagtacagatacgtaaaaatgtacttaagtacagtaacgaagtacaagtactttgttacattccaccactggattggtctgggttgggggcccaatacgACATGCATTCATGGGGCACAAAATCTCCAGCAGTACCCTGATCACACCCATAAAATAGCAACACCACAAAAAATAATGCTGGGATACATTGGGCATTACATGCatcattttatcatttattttcacAGGGTACACTGGAGCATGAGGAGTCTAAGATCCTACGTGTCCAGCTGGAGCTCAACCAGGTCAAGGGTGAAATTGACAGGAAGCTGGCTGAGAAAGATGAGGAGATGGAGCAGATCAAGAGGAACAGCCAGAGGGTCATTGATTCCATGCAGAGCACTTTGGATGCAGAAGTCAGGAGCAGAAATGATGCTCTGAGGGTCAAGAAGAAGATGGAGGGAGACCTCAATGAAATGGAGATTCAGCTCAGCCATGCCAACCGTCAGGCTGCTGAGGCCCAGAAACAACTGAGAAATGTCCAGGGACAGCTTAAGGTATGTATACAGTTATCCTGACAATAAAAGGGAAGAGTATCTCTCAATAAGAAGATAATGGAAGTCATGTTATTCTACAGGATGCCCAACTGCACCTTGATGAAGCCATAAGGGGACAGGAGGACATGAAGGAGCAGGTTGTCATGGTAGAGCGCAGGAACACTCTGATGCTGGCTGAGATTGAGGAGCTGAGGGCTGCTCtggagcagacagagagaggccGCAAAGTGGCCGAGCAGGAGCTGGTCGATGCCAGTGAGCGTGTTGGACTGCTGCACTCCCAGGTATGTTTGAAACATCAAAAGTTATGCATGATCTCCCTGGAGTCATTGCTACAATTGAATGTATTTGTTATAATATTGAAAATACATCAATGTCTTTCAGAACACCAGCCTGATTAACACCAAGAAGAAGCTTGAAGGTGACCTTGTTCAGGTCCAGGGTGAGGTGGACGATGCCATTCAGGAAGCCAGAAATGCAGAGGAGAAGGCCAAGAAGGCCATTACTGATGTGAGTCatgtattaaaacaaaaatttctTTGAGATCGTAAAACAGTAGAATATCCAGGACCAACATCATTCGTATAAACAAAAATTGTGAATGAACCTTTCAGGCTGCCATGATGgcagaggagctgaagaaggagcaGGACACCAGCGCCCACCTGGAGAGGATGAAGAAGAACCTTGAGGTCACAGTGAAGGACCTGCAGCACCGTCTTGATGAGGCTGAGAGCCTGGCCATGAAAGGTGGAAAGAAACAGCTCCAGAAACTGGAAGCCAGGGTGAGCAGTACAACGGTTAAACTGTGTTCATGAGAAGGCTACTAATCTCTTATCATTTGGTAACTTTAAAGTgaaaaaaatggatggactTACATTGttcatattttgtatattattaGCATATTACTGCCTTACCATTTGACAAATGTTTGAGAAagccactgggaaaaaaatctaaatttttaCATTTAAGGTACGTGAGCTGGAATCTGAAGTTGAAGCTGAACAGAGACGTGGAGCCGATGCTGTCAAAGGTGTCCGAAAATACGAGAGGAGGGTCAAGGAGCTTACCTACCAGGTAGATTTTACAaaatgtttcaataaatgtttatgTTAATGTTTACAGAGACATGGCAAAAATTAAAGTGAGGACTGCAGGTATCTAATAATCTATACTTACTGTAGACTGAGGAGGACAAGAAGAATGTGAACAGACTACAGGATCTGGTGGACAAGCTGCAGCTGAAAGTGAAGTCCTACAAGAGACAGGCTGAGGAAGCTGTAAGTATCATTTCCTATATAAGATGCTAATTTCCTAATTCCAGAGATGAGCCATAACATGATTTCCACACAATTTGCATTAAACTCATTCTGATCATTGTCAAGCCCTGCCAAGCCGATCCTTCTGTTTTGAGCCACGTCTATTCCGCATTTGTCTTACTTCTCATTTCTGCTCTTCTGTGATTCACTACAACTGTCTCTCGTTGTGCTCCCTTGTTAGTCACTGTTATAAGTGCCtcccagtcctgtgctccccagttCTGACATTGACGTTGCTATCTCTGTTACTTTGGTTGTGAGTCCCAGTTTTGAGCTTCCCTGTCTTTTCATTTAGACTAAACCCATCTTGTTTTTGCCCTGATCCCTATTCCTGTGTCCTTTGTCCCGTCTGACACAACACTGATCATCTGATGAAATATTATGACTGTATGACCTGCATATTGAAACAAGAGAttatctttaaaatgttttacagtTTGAGTCTTTAAAGAGTAGAATTTATTTCATCTTCaactttttagtttttgtctTAAAAGATAAAAAGTTTGCATTTGTATACTTATATTAAAAGGGAAAATTGAATCAGTTCCAATTTCTAATAATTCCTAAAAATCTTTACTTATAAGAAAGTAACAATATTATCCAGATAATAGTGAAATTCTGTGAACCCATCTATGAAAATGCCAACTTGAACTGATGAGGTCTTTGACTGCTGCACAGGAGGAGCAGGCCAACACTCACCTGTCCAGGTTCAGGAAGGTGCAGCATGAGATGGAGGAAGCCCAGGAGCGTGCCGACATCGCTGAGTCTCAGGTCAACAAGCTGAGAGCCAAGAGCCGCGAAGCTGGAAAGGTATAATAAGCTCCAGTCATGCCTATCACACTGCACCCAATGGTTAATGATGTCAGGTAAAAGGCAACGTACGTCCGGGATGGATATCCGTCTGCCACACTGACTATcagcaatttagagacatcaaTCCACCAAATGACTGGACCCACACAGACACTGGGAGGACCTATAAACTTCATACACACAGTCAGGGGAGGGATTTAAACCCTGGAGGCGGGAGGCTACAGTGCTCATGGACTGTGCTAACTCCACCTACTCTATATCATTATAATATTGAATATATTAGAGAGGTATTTACCAGAGATTTTTAACTTTTACTGCATAATAAACTGTGTTACTATAACTGTGAAAGCAAATATAAAGAATCGAAAGCATTCTAACTGGTTTTCTTATTTCTTTTAAGGGCAAGGAGGCCGAATGAGGGATGAAAACAACATGAGACAAAATAACGAGAAACCATATAATATGACTTTCTTGTGAATTGTCCTTCTGCAAAAAATTGTCAATAAAGTTACTTACTGTATTCATGTCT
This genomic interval from Paramormyrops kingsleyae isolate MSU_618 chromosome 8, PKINGS_0.4, whole genome shotgun sequence contains the following:
- the LOC111856188 gene encoding myosin heavy chain, fast skeletal muscle isoform X2, translating into MLAVSLFLHSGESGAGKTVNTKRVIQYFATVGASDKKKAEPVPGKMQGSLEDQIVAANPLLEAYGNAKTVRNDNSSRFGKFIRIHFGPTGKLASADIETYLLEKSRVTFQLSAERSYHIFYQLMTGHKPELLEALLITTNPYDYPMISQGEISVKSINDVDEFIATDTAIDILGFNAEEKIGIYKLTGAVIHHGNMKFKQKQREEQAEPDGTEVADKIAYLMGLNSADMLKSLCYPRVKVGNEFVTKGQTVPQVNNAVSALCKSVYEKMFLWMVIRINEMLDTKQQRQFFIGVLDIAGFEIFDFNTLEQLCINFTNEKLQQFFNHHMFVLEQEEYKKEGIEWEFIDFGMDLAACIELIEKPMGIFSILEEECMFPKATDTSFKNKLYDQHLGKNNAFQKPKPAKGKAEAHFSLVHYAGTVDYNIGGWLDKNKDPLNDSVVQLYQKSALKLLAFLYAAHGAGDEGGGGKKGGKKKGGSFQTVSALFRENLGKLMTNLRSTHPHFVRCLIPNESKTPGLMENFLVIHQLRCNGVLEGIRICRKGFPSRILYGDFKQRYKVLNASVIPEGQFIDNKKASEKLLGSIDVDHTQYKFGHTKVFFKAGLLGQLEEMRDEKLASLVTMTQALCRGYLMRREFVKMMERRESIYSIQYNIRSFMNVKTWPWMKVYFKIKPLLKSAEAEKEMANMKEDFEKTKEELTKALAKKKELEEKMVSLLQEKNDLQLQVQSETENLSDAEERCEGLIKSKIQLEAKLKETNERLEDEEEINAELTAKKRKLEDECSELKKDIDDLELTLAKVEKEKHATENKVKNLTEEMATQDESIAKLTKEKKALQESHQQTLDDLQAEEDKVNTLTKAKTKLEQQVDDLEGSLEQEKKLRMDLERAKRKLEGDLKLAQESIMDLENDKQQSEEKIKKKDFETSQLLSKIEDEQTLGAQLQKKIKELQARIEELEEEIEAERAARAKVEKQRADLSRELEEISERLEEAGGATSAQIEMNKKREAEFQKLRRDLEESTLQHEATAAALRKKQADSVAELGEQIDNLQRVKQKLEKEKSEYKMEIDDLSSNMEAVAKSKANLEKMCRTLEDQLSELKSKNDENVRQLNDMSAQKARLQTENGEFGRQLEEKEALVSQLTRGKQAYTQQIEELKRHVEEEVKAKNALAHAVQSARHDCDLLREQYEEEQEAKAELQRGMSKANSEVAQWRTKYETDAIQRTEELEEAKKKLAQRLQDAEESIEAVNAKCASLEKTKQRLQGEVEDLMIDVERANSLAANLDKKQRNFDKVLAEWKQKYEESQAELEGAQKEARSLSTELFKMKNSYEETLDHLETMKRENKNLQQEISDLTEQIGETGKTIHELEKAKKSVETEKSEIQTALEEAEGTLEHEESKILRVQLELNQVKGEIDRKLAEKDEEMEQIKRNSQRVIDSMQSTLDAEVRSRNDALRVKKKMEGDLNEMEIQLSHANRQAAEAQKQLRNVQGQLKDAQLHLDEAIRGQEDMKEQVVMVERRNTLMLAEIEELRAALEQTERGRKVAEQELVDASERVGLLHSQNTSLINTKKKLEGDLVQVQGEVDDAIQEARNAEEKAKKAITDAAMMAEELKKEQDTSAHLERMKKNLEVTVKDLQHRLDEAESLAMKGGKKQLQKLEARVRELESEVEAEQRRGADAVKGVRKYERRVKELTYQTEEDKKNVNRLQDLVDKLQLKVKSYKRQAEEAEEQANTHLSRFRKVQHEMEEAQERADIAESQVNKLRAKSREAGKGKEAE